The following nucleotide sequence is from Spirochaetota bacterium.
GCTGGGGGTTCCCGCTCGTTTCGACGAAGGGCCGCATCTATGTCATCTATAACAAGCATATCGGTGTGAACGATATCTTCTCGCATACGACAGGGCTCATGGCCGGCGTGTTCAGCGATGACAACGGTACCACCTGGTCGAGCGAGGAAATAATTCCCATGCCGCGAAGCAAATGGGATAATACCGATCCGAAGATCCCTTCGAACTGGATAGTCTGGCAGAAGCCGCTTCGGCTTTCCGAGAACAAGTATTATGCCGGTTTCACGCGCTGGGTAAGCCCGACAAAGCGCACACCAAACCCGCTCCCGAACAAGTCATGGCAGGGCGAGGATGCCGTCATCGAATTCATGCGCTTTGAGAACATCGATGATCACCCGTCGGTGAAAGACATATCGATTTCATGGTACTGCGCCGACGACAAAGTGATCACCGTACCGCTGTCAAAGGAGTACCCCGATCACAGCTGTGCTCAGGAGCCGGCGATAATAAAGCTCCCGGATGACCGGCTCTTCTGCGTCATGCGCACATTCACCGATCATATTTATTTCACCGTGTCCGACGACAAGGGAAAGACCTGGTCGAAGCCCGATGTGCTCCGTTACCGCGACAATGGTGCTCCGTTCCTGCATCCGGTGAGTCCGTGCCCGATATACGCGGTGAACGAGAAAGAGTGTTTCCTCCTTTATCATAATCATAACGGTGCGTTCGGCGGCTGGACAAAAACGGATGCGCATTGGCATCGCCGGCCCATCTTTATCGTCCGCGGTGAATACCGGCCCGACGCGAAGCAGCCGGTGTGGTTCTCGCCGCATCCTCAGATACTCATGGACAACGGCGGGATAGCACTCGGTTTCGGCACGGGCCGCGCGGATCTCGCCATGTACGCAAGTGTCACGTATGCGGACGGCGAACCGACGTTATGGTATCCCGAGCGCAAATTCTTTCTCCTCGGAAAAAAAATACGGCAGGATCTTCTCAACGAATTGACCATCCCGTGATCGAATGGTCTGGTGAATACCGTAAGGCGGCGGTGCCGTTTTGTCCTGATATTTTCCATTCCTTCCATTGACAGTTCGATGGTGCGCTCCTATACTGATATCCGATATGGAATACATATCGACCGGAGGACGTCATGGTGAAATATTGTATCGCTCTCATCTGCGCTGTGTCGGCATCGGCCGTTCTCCAGGCTGAACTCGTCGCGCAATGGCATTGCGATGAAGCGAACGGATCTGCAATCGCATCCGGCAAGAGCGGGATAACCGGCACTCTAAAGAACGCACAGTGGACGGCGGGAAAGAAGAACGGCGCGCTCACGTTCAACGGCATCGACGCGCATGCGGCGGTAACGCTCCCGCGCGAATACGTTTCAATAACCATGGCGGCGTGGGTGAAGCCCTCCGGCGTTCCGGCGAAAATACCCATGAGCGCGGTCGGCAGGCCCGGCTTTCACCAGGCGATAGAATACTGGCCGAGCAAGAAGTATGCATTCAGCGTCTGGGACAAGGACAATAAGCAGTACCTCATCTATTCCGATGTCTGCGAGCCCAATGAATGGCATCACCTGTGCGGTACGTACGATGAAGCGTCGCGCACGGCATCGTTCTATGTGGACGGTGCGCTTGCCGGGACGAAAACGCTTCCCGTCGATATGCGTGCATACCCCAAAGAACTCTATATCGGATGCGGGAATGCGGCGAGTAAAAATTTCGGATATTGGTTCTCCGGTGCCG
It contains:
- a CDS encoding sialidase family protein, with product MSIDLEHEMRRTNPDHIVYVPGSMDGSTHDTGNEHFLVFDGPDGSLMAVWTQSTFEGKSDQRIVFSRSTNRGLSWMSPCTIAGANADASTGKGMASWGFPLVSTKGRIYVIYNKHIGVNDIFSHTTGLMAGVFSDDNGTTWSSEEIIPMPRSKWDNTDPKIPSNWIVWQKPLRLSENKYYAGFTRWVSPTKRTPNPLPNKSWQGEDAVIEFMRFENIDDHPSVKDISISWYCADDKVITVPLSKEYPDHSCAQEPAIIKLPDDRLFCVMRTFTDHIYFTVSDDKGKTWSKPDVLRYRDNGAPFLHPVSPCPIYAVNEKECFLLYHNHNGAFGGWTKTDAHWHRRPIFIVRGEYRPDAKQPVWFSPHPQILMDNGGIALGFGTGRADLAMYASVTYADGEPTLWYPERKFFLLGKKIRQDLLNELTIP
- a CDS encoding LamG domain-containing protein is translated as MVKYCIALICAVSASAVLQAELVAQWHCDEANGSAIASGKSGITGTLKNAQWTAGKKNGALTFNGIDAHAAVTLPREYVSITMAAWVKPSGVPAKIPMSAVGRPGFHQAIEYWPSKKYAFSVWDKDNKQYLIYSDVCEPNEWHHLCGTYDEASRTASFYVDGALAGTKTLPVDMRAYPKELYIGCGNAASKNFGYWFSGAVDEVEIHDSAINAEEARAMFASADAGASAATDLTTGLVGYWKFDERSGGTLRDSSGSGHDGPVSSTAQWVQGKSASAIQFN